The bacterium region CGGTTATATGGTCTTAGGCATAGGCACGGGAAATCCTATTGGGATTGCCGGTGGGCTCTTTCATATGTTAAATAATGCTATTTATAAATTTGGCTTATTTCTCTCCGGGGGAGCAGTGGAAAATAAAGCTCAGACTACAGATTTAGATAGATTGGGTGGCTTGGCTAAACTGATGCCAATAACATTTATTGCTTGTTTAATTGCTGCATTATCAATTTCTGGCGTTCCGCCCTTTAATGGTTTTGTGTCCAAATGGATGATTTATCAAGGGGTGATCCAACTGGGCAAAGACGGCGATAAATTATGGATTGTCTGGTTAGTGGCAGCAATGTTCGGTAGTGCTTTGACCCTGGCTAGTTTTATGAAATTGATACACTCTGTGTTTTTAGGCGCGCCATCACCCGGGATCCCACGCTTAGCACGAAAACGAAATGAAGTTTCGTTTACTATGTGGATGCCTATGGCGATATTAGCAGGGCTCTGTGTAATTTTTGGTGTTTTTGCATACAGGGTTCCTTTGAAAAATTTTATTTTTTCCGCAGTTCCTGGAGTTTCTTTTCTTGGTTTCTGGTCGCCAGGTCTTGCTACTTTACTGATTATTATCGGGATTATTTTGGGAGTAATTATCTATTGGTTAGGTAATATTAGGGGCTTGCGGACGGATACAGCTTATGTTGGTGGCGAAATAATTCCTCAAGAGAGCCGCGTAACCGGAGTAGACTTCTATGATACAATAAAGGATTTGGGTATACTTAAAGGAATCTATAAAAAATCTGAAAAGAAACTTTTTGATATTTATGACCAGGGAACAAAATTCGTATTTTTCTTTATTCGTGGGTTAAGAAAGATTCATAGTGGAATATTGCCTACATATCTGTTTTGGTCTCTTTTTGGCATGCTGATTCTTTTTATAATTATGATGTTCAGGATTTAAGGTTATGTTCGAATTGTATATTC contains the following coding sequences:
- a CDS encoding proton-conducting transporter membrane subunit, with the protein product MNLLHYLIVIPFIVGLFCLVIPKKLSKLRDLLAIGGGLATFYFTIVIFLRKPVEWYYNNLLLLKVDNLSGFILLAIGLFGVLIVVYSLKFMAGKERLNEYYTYLLWTIGGACGAILANNLVLLLVFWGFLGLTLYLLIGIGGSEATPAAKKAFIIVGGSDCLFILGIGIIWFLTGSFQMDNISVHLTGPLPTIAFISLAIASFAKAGVMPMHTWIPDMAMTAPVSITGFLPGSLDKLLGIYFLGRMSMDIFVMNNQMGKLLLIIGAVTIVAGVMMALVQHDLKRLLSYHAVSQAGYMVLGIGTGNPIGIAGGLFHMLNNAIYKFGLFLSGGAVENKAQTTDLDRLGGLAKLMPITFIACLIAALSISGVPPFNGFVSKWMIYQGVIQLGKDGDKLWIVWLVAAMFGSALTLASFMKLIHSVFLGAPSPGIPRLARKRNEVSFTMWMPMAILAGLCVIFGVFAYRVPLKNFIFSAVPGVSFLGFWSPGLATLLIIIGIILGVIIYWLGNIRGLRTDTAYVGGEIIPQESRVTGVDFYDTIKDLGILKGIYKKSEKKLFDIYDQGTKFVFFFIRGLRKIHSGILPTYLFWSLFGMLILFIIMMFRI